In Sphaerospermopsis torques-reginae ITEP-024, the genomic window ACCATTCTTGAAAACTATGGGACCATTTACCAGTTATGAAGAAGCGGAACAACAAATCAAACAACTAAGTCAATTTCAAGACTGGACTCCTTTACAACAGCAAGTTTTTCAAGCGGGAATAGAACAAAAACCCGATGGAACTTGGGGTAGTAAATTTACAATTTCTGCCCGTGATGGGATTTTTGATGCAGTTTTAGAAGTACCAGGTTTTATTACTCCTGTTGATATACCTGCCCTCTTTATTCAACCAGAAAAAGGAGTAAACCGCCAAGATTGGCAAATTCAACCCTACAAAACCAACCTGAAAAACCTCACCTTTAAAAAATTACCTGGAAATCATTGGCCATTTCTAACTAAACCAGAAGAATTTAATCAAACCATAGCCGAATTTTTAGCAGTGCAAAAATGAGATAATCTCAAATTGGTAATTGGTAATGGGTAATTGGTAATGGGTAATTGATAATTTGTCATTAGTCATTAAGAAAAACTCTTACCTGTTCACTGTCACCTGTTCACTGTCACCTGTCACCTGTTCACTGTCACCTATCATGAGTCTCTGTATAAACCCAGTTTGTCCTCAACCCAACCACCCAGATAATGATGAAAACCGTTTTTGTCAAAGTTGTGGTTCTCAATTAGAATTATTAGGACGTTATCGAGTTTTACGTTTACTAAGTGATAAAACTGGGTTTAGTAAAGTTTATGAAGCTTACCAACAAGACACACCAAAAATTCTCAAAATCCTCAAAGAAGAATTAGCTAACGATAGCAAAGCGGTTTCTTTATTTCAACAAGAAGTCAATGTTTTAGGACAATTAAAACATCCTGGTATTCCCCAAGCAGAAGGATATTTTCCCTATCACACCAGAGCAGGTTTAACCCTGCATTGTATGGTAATGGAAAAAATCGAAGGACCGAATTTAGAACAATGGTTAAAACAACAACAAAACCGCCCTATTTCTGAAGGACAAGCTATAGCTTGGTTAAAACAATTAGCGGAAATTTTATTATTAGTACATAACCAACAATATTTACATAGAGATATTAAACCATCTAATATAATGATTCGTCCAGATGGACAATTAGTATTAATTGATTTTGGCAGAGCGAGAGAAATTACTAAAACCTATCTCGCTAATAGTGGTGGGATGACATCTATTTCTTCATCTGGATATAGTCCCAGAGAACAAATGAATGGTCAAGCTTTACCTCAATCAGATTTTTTTGCATTAGGACGCACCTTTGTATTTTTATTAACAGGATGTCAACCTGCTCAATTATATGATCCTAATTTAGATATTTTAAATTGGCGACATTTAGCAAATCATGTTTCTACATCTTTGTTAAATTTTATTGATTGGTTAATGGCAAATAAGGTTAATCAACGTCCTGAAAATGCTAGAGAAATATTAGATAAATTAACAGAATTAGAAAATATTAATACAGGAAGTAATGTAGCTACAGTAGATGTAGGAGGTGATGTCAACACAGCAATAGTCACACCAACAACCACAACCAAAAATACAGTTAAACCGCAAGAAAAAAAACCAGAAAAATTACCATTATTAGCCTTATTTACCGCCTTAATATGTTCCTTATTATTATTGTGGACAGTAGCACTAGCAAACCGCAATAATAAATTTACCGTTGTTCCTGCTGACTATGGACAAGCACCAGTTAAAAAAGGACAAGTTGATTATTTTCCCTACGAAGAAGGTAAAGATAGTCAAGGAAAAGTAGCAGAATTTAACATAGCAGTTTTATCAGTAGAATATAAATGGCAATTAGGCAGCACTTATCAAATTAAACATAACGATGAAATTATTAACCTTGAGGCTTTAAAAACTCGGTTAGAAGCAGAAGGAATACAGAAAATAATGGAAAATCCCAGTGAGATTATTTCTGTAGGTACTGCTTCCTGTGAAGGTAATGTTACAACCGAACAAAGTAGAGCATTAGAACGTTCTAAGCAGATTCAATTATTGGCAAAACAATTATTTAGTAATACATCAAGTGTGCAAGGTTATAGACTATTAAACTTAGGACAATTTCAAGGTAAAGACTGTCAATCAAATCAAGATTCTACAGCCTATCAACGCAGTATCATTATCATTGGAGTCAAAAAACAAGACGAGGGAGTAATATTAGATGAAGCTTTAAGAGATAGATTAGAGAAAAAACCCTTTGCTGATTTTAAACTAGAAGATTATTCATTAGGTGCAGCAGATAAATTTAAAACTGTTCCTAGTAATTTATAATCTTTCTTCCTCTGCGTTCTCTGCGTCTCTGCGTGAAATAAATCTTATCAATATCATGGTCAAAAAAGCAGATATTAGCACCAAAAAACTTATCAGCATCGCTCCCGAAAACTGGCTAAAATGGGTGACACAAATTCCCGACATTATTACCGGAGAAATCATAAATTCAGAATTTCAATGGATAAGTCGAGAAAGCGATGTATTAGTTAAAGCCACCAGTCCACAGTACGGCGAATTTCTGGTACTCAATGAGTTACAATTAAGATATAAGCTAGAAATGCCCAAACGAATGCGGGCTTATGCGGCATTAGCGGAGGAAAAATATAACCTTCCCACATACCCCGTATTAATTAACATTCTCAAAGAAAGCGAGGAAGAAATTCCTCACCGCTATGAATCAGAATTTGCTGGTTTACAAGCACGTCAAGATTACCGGGTGATAAACCTTTGGGAAGTTGATGTAGAAATAGCTTTAAGTCAACCCATTCCTTCACTGCTTCCCTTTGTACCAATTCTCAAACATGGTGGTGAAGAAGCAATAGTTAGACAAGCATTACAAATGCTGCGAGCGGATGAACAATTAAGCCAATTAGAAACAGTAATGGCTTTTTTTGCTACCTTCGTATTAGATAGCGTTTTAGTTCAGCAAATTATGAGGTGGGATATGGTGGTATTACGTGAGTCTCCCTGGTATCAACAGATTTTGAAAGAAGGTGAAATCAGAGGTGAAAAAAGGGGTGAAAACAGGGGTATTGTGTCAGCTATTGAACTAAGTTTAGAAATAAAATTTGGTCAAGAAGGTTTACAGCTAATGCCAAAAATATCACAAATTGCTGATTTAGAACAGTTAAAAAATATTCAAAGAGGCATTATGACTGTAAACAATGTTGATGAATTACGGGAATTTATGCAGAGTATTTAGCAGTCTTTAATATCTTAGGTGGGCATTGCCCACCCTACAATTAATTTAACTTTCAATTTTCAATTTTCAATTTTCAATTTTTCATGCTCCCATTCCCGAATAACGCTTTAAACCTGCACGCCATAACAAGCGATTTGCACCTAAAAATATCATAAACCAAGCTATAATTGATAAAAATCCTCTGGTTAAATCTACAGGTAAACCTACTAAAATACTAGCAGGGAAATTAATTAAATAAGGAAATGGTGTCATCATGGCTATGTTTCGCACCGCTTCGGGA contains:
- a CDS encoding serine/threonine-protein kinase, whose product is MSLCINPVCPQPNHPDNDENRFCQSCGSQLELLGRYRVLRLLSDKTGFSKVYEAYQQDTPKILKILKEELANDSKAVSLFQQEVNVLGQLKHPGIPQAEGYFPYHTRAGLTLHCMVMEKIEGPNLEQWLKQQQNRPISEGQAIAWLKQLAEILLLVHNQQYLHRDIKPSNIMIRPDGQLVLIDFGRAREITKTYLANSGGMTSISSSGYSPREQMNGQALPQSDFFALGRTFVFLLTGCQPAQLYDPNLDILNWRHLANHVSTSLLNFIDWLMANKVNQRPENAREILDKLTELENINTGSNVATVDVGGDVNTAIVTPTTTTKNTVKPQEKKPEKLPLLALFTALICSLLLLWTVALANRNNKFTVVPADYGQAPVKKGQVDYFPYEEGKDSQGKVAEFNIAVLSVEYKWQLGSTYQIKHNDEIINLEALKTRLEAEGIQKIMENPSEIISVGTASCEGNVTTEQSRALERSKQIQLLAKQLFSNTSSVQGYRLLNLGQFQGKDCQSNQDSTAYQRSIIIIGVKKQDEGVILDEALRDRLEKKPFADFKLEDYSLGAADKFKTVPSNL
- a CDS encoding Rpn family recombination-promoting nuclease/putative transposase, giving the protein MVKKADISTKKLISIAPENWLKWVTQIPDIITGEIINSEFQWISRESDVLVKATSPQYGEFLVLNELQLRYKLEMPKRMRAYAALAEEKYNLPTYPVLINILKESEEEIPHRYESEFAGLQARQDYRVINLWEVDVEIALSQPIPSLLPFVPILKHGGEEAIVRQALQMLRADEQLSQLETVMAFFATFVLDSVLVQQIMRWDMVVLRESPWYQQILKEGEIRGEKRGENRGIVSAIELSLEIKFGQEGLQLMPKISQIADLEQLKNIQRGIMTVNNVDELREFMQSI